In Aquiflexum balticum DSM 16537, a single genomic region encodes these proteins:
- a CDS encoding L-serine ammonia-lyase, iron-sulfur-dependent, subunit alpha encodes MSYPSIFNDVVGPVMRGPSSSHCAASLRIGRICHDLMGGRISEIEIDFDPNGSLATTHKEQGSDMGLFGGFLGWEAYDERLVDSEMHIGAAGIKVKINIKDIQAEHPNTYQITLKNPWETHQVIAISTGGGMIEVIEIDGVKVSLAGDSFVTLVYTSDHQKINGYLQQSGILYEAEIHNQEGAFLAMTSQTFLEEALIGELKAMEEVSQVKQIRPVLPVLTGKNQTVPFITCDEMMAYNQDKNLSLWELAVRYESIRGNISEEEVLSKMNDIRLILKNAVETGLKGTQFEDRILGPQSVKFKSMMEDRKLISGDVLNRIIMYVSAIMEVKSSMGVIVAAPTAGSCGAMPGAVLGVVDALGLSDEEAVKALMIAGLIGVFIAAHSTFAAEVGGCQAECGSGATMAAAAIVHLAGGNLNQSISAASMALQSSLGMICDPIGNRVEAPCLNRNVMAASNALSCANMALADYDHLIPLDEVIETMYEVGKSIPNTLRCTNLGGLSITKTAKEIEARLTQKHFYKSC; translated from the coding sequence ATGAGTTATCCAAGCATTTTTAATGATGTAGTAGGCCCTGTGATGAGAGGTCCGTCAAGTTCCCATTGTGCGGCTTCTTTGAGGATAGGAAGGATTTGCCATGACTTAATGGGTGGTAGAATCTCGGAAATCGAAATTGATTTTGATCCAAACGGATCCTTGGCTACTACCCACAAAGAACAAGGTTCGGACATGGGATTATTTGGGGGCTTTTTGGGCTGGGAAGCTTATGACGAACGATTGGTTGATTCCGAAATGCATATAGGGGCTGCAGGGATCAAGGTAAAAATCAACATCAAGGACATTCAGGCCGAACATCCGAACACCTATCAGATCACACTTAAAAATCCCTGGGAAACACATCAGGTCATCGCTATTTCCACAGGAGGAGGAATGATTGAAGTCATTGAAATAGATGGGGTCAAAGTTTCCTTAGCAGGAGACAGCTTCGTGACTTTGGTGTACACTTCCGATCACCAAAAAATAAACGGTTACCTCCAACAATCAGGCATTCTTTATGAAGCGGAAATTCATAACCAAGAAGGCGCTTTTTTAGCCATGACATCACAAACATTTTTGGAGGAGGCCCTTATTGGAGAATTGAAGGCAATGGAGGAAGTCTCACAAGTCAAACAGATCAGGCCGGTGTTACCGGTTCTTACCGGAAAAAATCAAACTGTCCCATTCATTACCTGCGATGAGATGATGGCCTATAATCAGGACAAAAATTTGAGTTTATGGGAATTGGCGGTAAGATATGAAAGTATCAGGGGTAATATTTCTGAAGAAGAGGTACTTTCCAAAATGAATGATATCCGTCTAATTCTCAAAAATGCTGTTGAAACAGGTTTAAAAGGAACTCAGTTTGAAGACCGAATTTTGGGTCCTCAATCTGTAAAATTCAAGTCTATGATGGAAGACCGGAAACTGATCAGCGGGGATGTTTTGAACAGGATCATCATGTATGTTTCTGCCATCATGGAGGTCAAGAGCTCTATGGGAGTGATCGTAGCTGCCCCCACAGCAGGATCCTGTGGAGCCATGCCCGGAGCTGTTTTGGGAGTGGTGGATGCATTAGGGCTTTCAGATGAAGAGGCTGTGAAAGCCTTGATGATAGCTGGATTGATCGGTGTTTTCATTGCCGCACACTCCACCTTCGCGGCAGAAGTGGGTGGCTGTCAGGCAGAATGTGGTTCTGGCGCCACTATGGCCGCTGCTGCTATTGTTCATTTGGCAGGGGGTAATTTGAATCAAAGTATCTCTGCCGCATCAATGGCTTTGCAGAGTTCCTTGGGAATGATCTGTGATCCCATTGGCAATAGGGTTGAGGCACCTTGCCTGAACAGAAATGTCATGGCCGCTTCCAATGCCCTTTCCTGTGCCAATATGGCCCTGGCAGATTATGACCATTTGATTCCTTTGGATGAAGTCATCGAGACCATGTACGAAGTGGGTAAAAGCATTCCCAATACCTTAAGATGTACCAATTTGGGAGGTTTATCTATTACCAAGACTGCGAAAGAAATCGAAGCTAGGCTTACGCAGAAGCATTTTTATAAAAGTTGCTAA
- a CDS encoding alpha/beta fold hydrolase, protein MPTITTYGINIYFEERGSGEPLLLIMGITAPGSVWEKHVAHWAKSFRCILVDNRGVGKSDKPAGPYTSLQMAQDCIGVLDYLGLGVVKVVGVSMGSIIAQQLAIHFPTRVKAMVLMCPWARCDNTAKAIFQHMSDCKARLKPEEFSVYIQLLIFSKRSWDDENFHAGLLEDRKNAALDPNPQPLIGLEGQAAACVSHSVLEDLKRVNCPTFVLGGAEDIFTPVWMTKEVAAAIPNSQLHIYPESGHAFHWENLEDFNKRVGDWLVSKS, encoded by the coding sequence ATGCCCACCATCACCACCTACGGAATCAATATCTACTTCGAAGAAAGAGGTTCGGGAGAACCTTTGCTTTTGATCATGGGAATCACAGCACCGGGATCGGTATGGGAAAAACATGTGGCCCATTGGGCTAAATCCTTCCGCTGCATTCTAGTGGACAACAGAGGAGTCGGCAAATCCGATAAACCTGCAGGACCATACACCTCCCTTCAGATGGCGCAAGATTGTATTGGGGTTTTGGATTATCTGGGTTTGGGTGTAGTAAAAGTGGTCGGCGTATCGATGGGCAGTATCATCGCCCAGCAGTTGGCCATACATTTTCCAACAAGAGTCAAGGCCATGGTCCTGATGTGTCCTTGGGCCAGATGTGACAATACGGCGAAGGCTATTTTTCAGCACATGAGTGATTGTAAGGCAAGACTCAAGCCAGAGGAATTCAGTGTGTATATTCAATTGTTGATTTTTTCCAAGCGGTCATGGGATGATGAGAATTTTCATGCAGGTTTGTTGGAAGACCGTAAAAATGCAGCCCTGGACCCAAATCCTCAACCTTTGATCGGACTGGAAGGGCAGGCTGCAGCATGTGTTTCCCATTCCGTATTGGAGGATTTAAAAAGGGTAAACTGCCCGACTTTTGTTTTGGGTGGGGCGGAAGATATTTTTACTCCGGTATGGATGACAAAAGAAGTTGCCGCAGCTATCCCCAATTCCCAATTGCATATCTACCCTGAAAGCGGCCATGCTTTTCATTGGGAGAATCTGGAGGATTTTAATAAGCGGGTAGGGGATTGGTTAGTGAGCAAAAGTTAA
- a CDS encoding sulfatase family protein: MKNKTVPFLIFILYILHLGTAMAQDRPNILFIMTDDHTQKALHAYGQGLLDTVYFPNMNRLAKEGALFRNSFVTNSICAPSRAVLLTGKYSHLNGKVDNVGPFDWSQMTYPKLLRDAGYETALIGKIHLSGKPQGYDYSLTLPDQGNYYNPEFIRNGVEELKFEGHCEVLIPEFVVDWLENVWDRGKPFAINYHTKAPHRNWMPEEKYLNLYEDIEFEFPHNFFDAYSGRGRAAKEQEMEILNDMFWGWDMKFKKNPFTGEPSRLQAPFGRMTKEQMQAWNDVYGPTNEAFLKEMPTGEELAKFKFHRYLRDYLKVVKSVDDGIGKVLDYLEAEGLLDKTLVIYTSDQGFYLGEHGWYDKRFMYEQSLSTPLLVRYPKEIKPGTVVNEMVMNLDHAPTILEYAGLAIPSEMQGKSWRTLASGGTLPWRDAIYYHYYEYPGPHMVKRHYGVRTDRYKLIHFYYDVDEWEMYDLKNDPDEMNSIYNDPNYADIKKSLHTRLEELRVEYGDSDELNRQFIEKSVSKNN; the protein is encoded by the coding sequence GAATATCCTGTTCATCATGACGGATGACCATACCCAAAAGGCTTTGCATGCTTATGGGCAGGGGCTTTTGGACACTGTGTATTTCCCAAATATGAACCGGTTGGCTAAAGAAGGAGCCCTTTTTAGAAATAGTTTTGTGACCAATTCCATTTGTGCACCAAGCCGTGCCGTTTTGCTTACCGGTAAGTACAGTCATTTGAACGGAAAAGTGGACAATGTCGGTCCATTTGATTGGAGTCAGATGACTTACCCCAAACTGTTGAGGGATGCCGGATACGAAACCGCCCTTATTGGGAAGATTCACCTCTCTGGCAAACCTCAGGGATATGATTATTCATTGACCCTGCCCGATCAAGGCAATTATTACAACCCGGAATTTATCCGAAATGGGGTTGAAGAGCTGAAGTTTGAGGGCCATTGTGAAGTCCTTATCCCGGAGTTTGTGGTAGATTGGCTGGAAAATGTCTGGGATAGGGGAAAACCATTTGCCATAAATTACCATACCAAAGCGCCCCATAGGAATTGGATGCCTGAAGAAAAATACCTGAATCTTTATGAGGATATTGAATTTGAATTTCCCCATAACTTTTTTGATGCGTATTCAGGGAGAGGGCGTGCAGCAAAGGAACAGGAAATGGAAATCTTAAATGACATGTTCTGGGGCTGGGACATGAAATTTAAAAAAAATCCATTTACAGGTGAACCCAGCCGGTTACAAGCACCTTTCGGCAGGATGACAAAAGAACAGATGCAGGCCTGGAATGACGTTTATGGCCCTACCAATGAAGCATTCTTAAAAGAAATGCCTACAGGAGAAGAACTTGCGAAATTTAAGTTTCACCGCTATTTGAGGGATTATTTGAAAGTGGTTAAATCAGTAGATGATGGTATCGGAAAGGTGCTCGATTATTTGGAGGCTGAGGGCCTTTTGGATAAAACCCTTGTTATTTACACCTCTGATCAAGGATTTTATTTGGGAGAACACGGCTGGTATGATAAGCGCTTCATGTACGAACAATCGCTAAGTACACCGCTTTTGGTCAGGTATCCCAAGGAAATCAAGCCAGGAACGGTTGTAAATGAAATGGTGATGAATTTGGATCATGCACCTACAATTTTGGAATACGCCGGATTAGCCATTCCATCAGAAATGCAGGGAAAATCATGGCGAACTTTGGCTTCCGGAGGTACTCTTCCCTGGAGGGATGCCATTTATTATCACTATTATGAATATCCGGGTCCTCATATGGTCAAAAGGCACTATGGGGTGAGAACCGACAGGTATAAATTGATCCATTTTTATTATGATGTGGATGAATGGGAAATGTATGATCTGAAAAATGATCCCGATGAAATGAACAGTATATACAATGATCCTAACTACGCTGATATCAAAAAAAGTCTGCATACCAGATTGGAAGAACTGAGGGTTGAATATGGTGATTCGGATGAATTAAACCGGCAGTTTATTGAAAAAAGTGTTTCCAAGAATAATTAG
- a CDS encoding DUF2442 domain-containing protein translates to MKILIDYTEHESAFEELRIESANYLSDFAIRIKFSDGNEKLVDFKPFLSKSLHPSIKKYLDEKKFSNFSLIEGNLNWNDYDLIFPISDLYIGRIG, encoded by the coding sequence ATGAAAATATTAATTGATTATACGGAACACGAATCAGCTTTTGAAGAATTAAGGATCGAATCAGCGAATTATCTTTCAGATTTTGCGATAAGGATAAAATTCAGTGATGGTAATGAAAAACTTGTCGACTTTAAACCATTTTTATCTAAATCTTTACATCCCTCCATTAAAAAATATCTTGACGAAAAAAAGTTTTCAAATTTCAGTCTAATAGAAGGTAATCTTAACTGGAATGATTACGATCTTATTTTTCCTATCTCTGATTTGTATATTGGTAGAATAGGCTAA
- a CDS encoding S9 family peptidase: MKYILFVFFIAFVGEVFSQSELTLPDIYKNGIYSQNRFGPIRWMKDGKGYSSIEKSNNIQGDDIVRYDALSGDRSILISAEELIPSGLSKPLTVADYHWSEDNSKLLIFTNTRKVWRYHTRGDYWVLDLKSRKLSQLGKGIPSATLMFAKFSPDASKVAFVSQNNIFVESLESGKIVKITSDGNEDIINGTFDWVYEEELNCRDGFRWSPDGEHIAYWQSDTKGVGTFYLINNIDSIYSQPIPLPYPKVGGTLSAVKIGVVPASGGETRWFDFPGDPRNNYLARMDFIPNSQEVMVQQLNRRQNTNTVWTANIQSMALSKILVEEDEAFLDIHDNIRWLDGEKFFTWTSERDGWLHLYKVSRDGKTVELVTEGGFDVERISHIDPTSGYVYYIASPDNFTQRYLYRSSLKKGGKAERITPIELSGQNAYQISTDSKFAIHTFQNTTTPPVYSLVSLPNHKIIRVLEENQELKQKYSDLGLNPKEFFKVDIGDVVLDGWMIRPRDFDPGKKYPLIAFVYGEPASSTVQDAWMDGDLWHHYLAKFGYVVISIDNRGTKTPRGRDWRKSIYGQIGILASYDQKAAVEKILQTYDFIDPSRVGSWGWSGGGQMTLNLMFRFPEIYKAGLALAFVSDQRLYDATYQERYMGLLEDNGKGYIDGSPITYAERLQGELMVIHGTADDNVHYQSFEMLVNKLIKFNKQFSMMSYPMRAHGINERENTSLHLRETMKAFWLRSLPAGGR, translated from the coding sequence ATGAAATACATCCTATTTGTATTTTTTATTGCTTTTGTGGGTGAAGTATTTTCTCAATCCGAGCTTACTTTACCTGATATATACAAAAACGGTATCTACAGTCAGAATCGATTTGGTCCTATACGGTGGATGAAAGACGGCAAAGGCTATTCAAGCATAGAAAAAAGTAATAATATACAAGGCGATGATATTGTTAGATATGATGCACTTTCAGGCGATAGATCAATCTTGATTTCTGCTGAAGAGTTAATTCCTTCGGGGCTTAGTAAACCATTGACTGTGGCAGATTATCATTGGTCAGAAGACAACAGCAAACTCCTTATTTTTACCAATACCAGAAAAGTTTGGCGCTACCATACCCGTGGGGATTATTGGGTATTGGATTTGAAAAGCAGGAAGTTAAGTCAATTGGGTAAAGGAATCCCTTCAGCCACCCTAATGTTTGCTAAATTTTCACCTGATGCCAGTAAAGTGGCCTTTGTAAGTCAGAACAATATCTTCGTAGAATCACTTGAATCGGGGAAAATTGTCAAAATTACCTCCGATGGTAATGAAGATATTATCAATGGTACTTTTGATTGGGTATACGAGGAAGAATTAAATTGTAGAGACGGATTCAGATGGAGCCCTGACGGAGAGCATATTGCCTATTGGCAATCCGATACCAAAGGCGTGGGTACTTTTTACTTAATAAATAATATTGATTCCATCTATTCACAACCCATTCCATTACCCTACCCAAAAGTAGGAGGTACCTTGTCAGCGGTTAAAATCGGTGTAGTTCCAGCCTCAGGAGGAGAGACAAGGTGGTTTGATTTTCCGGGAGATCCCAGAAACAACTACCTGGCAAGAATGGATTTTATCCCCAATTCCCAGGAAGTGATGGTACAGCAGCTTAACCGCCGCCAAAATACCAATACGGTTTGGACTGCAAATATCCAATCCATGGCTTTGTCAAAAATTCTGGTCGAGGAGGATGAGGCCTTTCTGGATATTCATGACAATATCCGCTGGCTGGATGGGGAGAAATTTTTCACCTGGACCAGCGAAAGGGATGGTTGGTTGCATTTGTACAAAGTTTCCAGAGATGGCAAAACAGTCGAATTAGTAACTGAGGGGGGATTTGATGTAGAACGCATCAGTCATATAGATCCTACCAGCGGTTATGTGTATTACATCGCTTCTCCGGATAATTTCACACAACGATACCTTTATCGCAGTTCGCTTAAGAAAGGTGGAAAAGCAGAGCGGATTACACCTATTGAACTTTCAGGACAAAATGCCTATCAAATTTCGACTGATTCCAAATTTGCCATTCATACCTTCCAAAATACCACCACTCCTCCCGTTTATTCCTTGGTCAGCTTACCAAACCATAAAATTATCAGGGTCTTGGAAGAAAATCAGGAATTAAAGCAGAAGTATTCCGATTTGGGTCTGAATCCCAAGGAATTTTTCAAGGTGGATATCGGTGATGTGGTTCTGGATGGATGGATGATCAGGCCGAGGGACTTTGATCCTGGCAAAAAGTATCCACTGATCGCTTTCGTCTATGGGGAACCTGCAAGTTCCACTGTTCAGGACGCTTGGATGGATGGGGACTTGTGGCATCACTACCTGGCAAAATTTGGATATGTGGTGATCAGCATTGATAACCGTGGCACCAAAACACCAAGAGGAAGAGATTGGCGCAAATCCATATATGGGCAGATAGGCATTCTGGCATCCTATGATCAAAAAGCTGCGGTTGAAAAGATCCTCCAAACCTATGATTTTATAGATCCAAGCAGGGTAGGTTCTTGGGGATGGAGTGGAGGAGGACAGATGACGCTCAATTTGATGTTCCGCTTTCCGGAGATTTACAAAGCAGGATTGGCCTTGGCCTTTGTGTCCGACCAAAGACTTTATGATGCCACCTATCAGGAGCGGTACATGGGATTGCTGGAAGACAATGGAAAAGGATACATTGATGGTTCCCCTATCACCTATGCAGAAAGATTACAGGGCGAGCTGATGGTCATCCATGGTACCGCTGACGACAATGTACACTACCAGAGTTTCGAAATGCTGGTGAACAAATTGATCAAATTCAACAAACAATTCTCCATGATGTCCTACCCGATGCGGGCCCATGGAATCAATGAAAGGGAAAATACTTCATTGCATCTCAGGGAAACGATGAAGGCTTTCTGGTTAAGAAGTTTACCGGCGGGGGGGAGATAA
- a CDS encoding aminopeptidase P family protein, translating into MDKIFSTATYKERRAQLKKKMGSGVLLFLGNEESSSNFKDNWYPFRQDSTFLYFFGLDMPGLTAVIDVDQEVEMLFGDNLTTEETIWQGLHPPLSDLAIKVGVEKTKPKSEIAEFLASLSDRPIHFLPPYRPENSQKLASWFNKSLQEIPSMVSVEFIKAVVSLRSIKSDEEILEISKAVNISVSMHKKLMQQAKPGMKEYELLGLVTGEALSHGGNVSFPPIITIEGQILHNHNYSNTLLEGKMLLGDFGAESAMHYAGDITRTIPVGSSFSDSQKEIYQIVLNAYQTAVAALRPGIRFKEVHLLACKKLAEGLKDLGIMKGNLDEAVDQGVHALFFQCGLGHMMGLDVHDMEDLGEEYLGYTEDLKKSSQFGLKSLRLGKELEKGFVITIEPGIYFIPKLIDQWQAENLHSDYINYEKLAQYRNFGGIRVEDGYLITETGSRLLGEPLEIEIKDLEQLREKQSNL; encoded by the coding sequence ATGGACAAAATCTTTTCAACAGCTACCTATAAAGAACGAAGGGCTCAATTAAAGAAAAAAATGGGTTCAGGAGTCCTGCTTTTCTTGGGGAATGAAGAAAGCAGCAGCAACTTCAAGGACAACTGGTATCCCTTTAGACAGGATAGTACTTTTCTTTATTTTTTTGGGTTGGATATGCCGGGGCTTACAGCGGTAATTGATGTTGATCAGGAAGTAGAGATGTTATTTGGGGACAATTTGACCACTGAAGAAACGATTTGGCAGGGACTTCATCCTCCGCTTTCTGATTTGGCAATAAAGGTAGGAGTAGAAAAAACCAAACCTAAGAGTGAAATTGCTGAGTTTTTGGCTTCCCTGTCCGATCGGCCGATCCATTTTCTACCTCCCTATCGACCGGAAAATTCACAAAAACTGGCCAGTTGGTTCAACAAATCCCTTCAGGAAATCCCTTCCATGGTTTCTGTGGAATTTATTAAGGCAGTAGTCTCTTTAAGGTCTATCAAGTCGGATGAGGAAATCCTGGAAATATCCAAGGCGGTGAATATCAGCGTAAGCATGCACAAAAAATTGATGCAACAAGCCAAACCCGGAATGAAAGAATATGAACTTCTTGGACTTGTGACCGGAGAAGCACTTTCCCATGGCGGCAATGTTTCCTTCCCTCCAATCATTACCATTGAGGGACAGATTCTTCATAACCATAATTATTCAAATACGCTCTTGGAGGGGAAAATGCTATTAGGGGATTTTGGTGCAGAGTCAGCCATGCATTATGCTGGGGATATTACCCGCACCATTCCGGTTGGATCCAGTTTTTCCGATAGCCAAAAAGAAATCTATCAAATCGTACTCAATGCCTATCAAACTGCTGTTGCAGCATTAAGGCCCGGGATAAGATTCAAAGAGGTTCATCTCTTGGCATGCAAAAAGCTTGCAGAGGGATTAAAAGACCTGGGAATCATGAAAGGCAATCTGGATGAAGCCGTGGATCAGGGAGTCCATGCTTTGTTTTTCCAATGTGGCTTGGGTCATATGATGGGCTTGGATGTCCATGATATGGAAGATTTAGGGGAGGAATATTTAGGATACACAGAAGACCTTAAAAAAAGCAGTCAGTTTGGCCTGAAATCACTCCGATTGGGGAAAGAACTTGAAAAAGGTTTCGTAATTACCATTGAACCCGGGATTTATTTTATTCCTAAACTGATCGATCAGTGGCAGGCAGAAAATCTGCACAGTGATTATATTAACTATGAAAAGTTGGCTCAATACAGGAACTTTGGAGGTATTCGGGTTGAAGATGGATATTTAATTACTGAGACAGGTTCAAGGTTATTGGGTGAGCCATTGGAAATTGAAATTAAAGACTTAGAGCAACTTAGAGAAAAACAATCAAACCTATAA
- a CDS encoding sugar phosphate isomerase/epimerase family protein, with product MKKLPFKFGAEVYTWYMNNNGETYRDQLGHMIEIISKAGFTGIQPIFSWMGKLSDPVLLEEKLKEQGIELAAVALALDWNGKVETEEERKVSDNAIELLKRFPGSVLCTVQIPTGRHDLVQRRRSLTDIVNTVSRRAKEKGVESSFHPNSPHTSITRTEEDYKVILEGLDLSATGWCPDVGHIINGGMDPIAKMKEYQSIINHVHYKDWDGNPEFALMGNGKVDLLGITQWLKDIGYAGWIICEDEGKEALEDPDFVTLHDGKWVNEVLVQGLV from the coding sequence ATGAAAAAACTACCATTCAAATTCGGCGCTGAGGTTTATACCTGGTATATGAACAACAACGGAGAAACTTACAGGGATCAATTGGGACATATGATCGAGATCATTTCTAAAGCGGGCTTTACAGGAATCCAGCCCATTTTTTCCTGGATGGGTAAACTCTCAGATCCGGTTTTGTTGGAGGAAAAACTCAAAGAACAGGGGATCGAATTGGCTGCTGTTGCTTTAGCATTGGACTGGAACGGAAAAGTAGAAACTGAAGAAGAGCGGAAAGTATCAGACAATGCCATAGAGCTGTTGAAGAGATTTCCGGGTTCGGTTCTTTGTACCGTTCAGATTCCGACTGGTCGTCATGACCTCGTTCAAAGAAGAAGAAGCCTGACGGATATAGTGAACACAGTTTCCCGAAGGGCAAAAGAAAAGGGAGTGGAAAGCAGTTTTCATCCCAATTCACCCCATACCTCCATTACCAGAACTGAAGAAGATTATAAAGTAATTTTGGAAGGTTTGGATCTCTCGGCTACAGGTTGGTGCCCTGACGTGGGCCACATCATCAACGGCGGTATGGACCCGATTGCCAAAATGAAAGAATACCAATCCATCATCAATCATGTGCATTACAAGGATTGGGATGGAAATCCTGAGTTTGCCCTGATGGGAAATGGGAAAGTGGACTTGCTAGGCATTACCCAATGGCTGAAAGATATCGGATATGCCGGATGGATTATCTGCGAGGATGAAGGGAAGGAAGCTTTGGAAGACCCGGATTTTGTTACCCTGCATGATGGGAAGTGGGTGAATGAGGTATTGGTGCAGGGGCTGGTTTAG
- a CDS encoding tetratricopeptide repeat-containing hybrid sensor histidine kinase/response regulator — protein MKGAVFVFFILINLPLSAKEDEDYFKKIDSLTSSINQARKSEDLEKEIELLYERFQLNTRTLNHNQSYVWGLELENLKDQHKNLEIVKKIKQPFFSRMGWLFNTFSEYETSIEYYQKSVAIAEKEGNLEAKYKDLGAIAFTRFLLGDQEKALHQLDNLMQEVLALGNENLKAEINYRYYTVWVESEPEKALGFARESLNTSNPRDLSHRLTTVGNCFTKLGELDSALFYTYKGLELAKENLFYTQESNALILLVSIYSQLGDFQKAFENFQIYHMLENDARSFRSGLKLMAINQEILEEKLLLQESLAEEKLRNQRVLLWIFVFVTWVLGLTLYLLYKKILLINQQKKRIEEEKIRAEQSEQYVEQFLINLSHEIRTPMHAISGMVNALLRNPESSFKEEYMEAMRISSDNLLILINDILDLAKIESGKMQLIPDQFKPVQVAMGVVNLLKFKASEKGLTLGVDVAEDFPEKMVADPSRLSQVLINLVGNAIKFTDSGKIQLIMSKAGENARFEVQDTGIGIPEENRDLIFKSFEQLGKENSKKYEGTGLGLSISKKLIELQGGTIWVESEPGKGSRFIFELPIHSEQVSLSDPEINLPLDLKSLGEKLKGIRILLVDDDEFNMMVVQDDLNFFIPEVSILVAKSGEEALQLFEKNDFDLVLMDIQMPGMGGIAAAKKMRELEQQGKTGKRTPIIALTANIVQSEINRFMASGMEDYIPKPYKVEEILGIISHYIK, from the coding sequence ATGAAAGGAGCGGTCTTTGTTTTTTTTATTCTCATAAATCTCCCTCTTTCGGCAAAAGAAGATGAAGATTATTTTAAAAAAATCGATTCCCTAACCTCATCTATCAATCAGGCAAGAAAATCAGAAGATTTAGAAAAAGAAATCGAGTTACTTTATGAAAGGTTTCAATTGAATACCAGAACCCTGAATCACAACCAATCCTATGTTTGGGGATTGGAATTGGAAAACTTAAAAGATCAGCACAAGAACCTGGAAATAGTCAAAAAGATAAAGCAGCCGTTTTTTTCGAGAATGGGTTGGCTTTTCAATACTTTTAGTGAATATGAAACCAGCATCGAATATTACCAAAAATCGGTAGCTATTGCTGAAAAAGAAGGGAACTTGGAGGCCAAATACAAGGACTTGGGGGCCATAGCCTTCACAAGGTTTTTGCTCGGGGACCAAGAGAAGGCACTTCATCAACTTGACAATCTGATGCAGGAGGTCTTGGCCCTTGGAAATGAAAACTTGAAGGCCGAGATCAATTATCGCTATTACACGGTTTGGGTAGAAAGTGAACCGGAAAAAGCGTTGGGCTTTGCTAGAGAGAGTTTGAATACATCCAATCCCCGAGATCTTTCCCATCGACTGACCACTGTGGGAAATTGCTTTACAAAATTGGGGGAATTGGACAGCGCATTATTCTATACCTATAAGGGCCTGGAACTGGCGAAGGAAAACCTTTTTTATACCCAGGAGTCCAATGCACTCATTTTGCTGGTGAGTATTTACTCCCAATTGGGGGATTTCCAAAAAGCATTCGAAAATTTTCAGATATACCACATGCTTGAAAATGATGCAAGGTCCTTTAGGTCCGGACTGAAACTGATGGCGATCAACCAAGAAATCCTTGAGGAAAAACTGCTGCTTCAGGAATCTCTGGCAGAGGAAAAACTCAGAAATCAAAGGGTACTACTTTGGATATTTGTATTCGTCACCTGGGTTTTGGGTTTAACTCTCTACCTGTTGTACAAAAAAATCTTACTGATCAATCAACAGAAGAAAAGAATAGAGGAAGAGAAAATCCGCGCAGAACAATCTGAACAGTATGTGGAACAGTTTCTGATCAATCTAAGTCACGAAATCCGGACGCCGATGCACGCGATTTCCGGAATGGTGAATGCCCTTTTGCGAAATCCTGAATCAAGTTTTAAAGAGGAATACATGGAAGCCATGCGCATCAGTTCAGACAATCTCCTGATTCTGATAAACGATATTTTGGACTTGGCCAAAATTGAATCCGGTAAGATGCAGTTAATCCCTGATCAATTCAAGCCAGTTCAAGTGGCTATGGGAGTTGTTAATTTGCTCAAATTCAAGGCATCGGAAAAGGGCTTGACACTTGGAGTGGATGTAGCTGAGGATTTTCCCGAAAAGATGGTTGCTGATCCTTCCCGTCTGTCCCAGGTTTTGATCAATCTAGTGGGCAATGCTATCAAATTCACAGATTCAGGTAAAATACAGCTTATCATGAGTAAAGCGGGCGAAAATGCCCGATTCGAAGTTCAGGATACGGGTATTGGAATTCCTGAAGAAAATCGCGATTTGATTTTCAAAAGTTTTGAGCAACTTGGGAAAGAAAATTCAAAAAAATATGAAGGAACAGGATTGGGACTCAGCATTTCAAAGAAGCTGATTGAACTTCAGGGCGGGACCATTTGGGTAGAAAGTGAACCGGGAAAAGGAAGTCGGTTTATTTTCGAACTTCCCATTCATAGTGAGCAAGTAAGCCTTTCTGACCCGGAAATTAATCTCCCCTTAGACCTTAAAAGTTTGGGAGAAAAGCTTAAAGGAATCCGGATATTATTGGTAGATGACGATGAGTTCAATATGATGGTAGTACAGGATGATCTTAACTTTTTTATTCCTGAGGTTTCCATTCTAGTGGCAAAAAGCGGTGAGGAGGCTTTGCAACTATTTGAAAAGAATGATTTTGATCTGGTATTGATGGATATCCAAATGCCTGGAATGGGAGGAATAGCCGCAGCAAAAAAAATGAGGGAACTGGAACAGCAAGGTAAAACCGGCAAAAGGACTCCAATAATTGCTCTAACAGCAAATATCGTTCAGTCAGAGATCAATAGGTTTATGGCTTCTGGCATGGAAGACTATATCCCAAAACCATATAAGGTTGAGGAGATTTTAGGCATCATAAGTCACTATATCAAATAG